GGCCGTCCCggggtaagttgtgccaagagaacactttttttggacacgctatgttttcaaaactgtaatgtttacatgaatgATTGATtatctgattatttccagggatacacaacatcctggaATATATGTTAATATCTTTGTTTaaaaagaatactatatttccctttgACCAAGTAATGCTGAATGTAAAATGGATCAACTTACTCCACTCTCCCCTACGACCCCTGAGCTCTTCAGTGTTCAATGTGACTTTTCCCTCCTTTGCGTTGACATTTGGCTGCAAGCAGCAAAGCAACAAATGGTTCATTTGTTTCCTAATAAGTGGAGGTTTAGTTTGCCAAATGTTTTGGGAGAGATCTGCGGAGAGATTTAACCCTTTAGTTTCTCTCATCTTTCCGTCAATGTTTCTTTGATTAGCGTCAAAGCCCTCTAACTCATAGGCTACTTTGAACAGCAAGAGGGAAGGAAGTTTGGTCTCTGAATAGGTTATAGCGTGTCTGTTGTAGTGGGTGTCCAATCAGTCACCAAGGGCAAAGGTATACTTTTCCTCCTCTGAACGTTGCTGTTCCACCTTAACAGATCAGTAATGAAATGCAATGGAAGACTGCTGGGGGGAAGGTGGTGGAGGTATTGGGTGTGTCCAATTCTTAGCCCTTTTAAAAGTTCCTGTGTGCAACTAGTCCTAGCTGTCACCACACCTTGAGGCTTTCCCAATACTGTCCCTGTACTATATGTCATGCAGATAAATGGGTGCAGGTAAGCCCCAGGGTAGGAGTGTGAGAATATCTGATATACAGACATGGGAATGTGTAGGAGGAATGTTTCATTTTCACATTCCCCCCATCACTGTCCAATTAGTGAAAGGCCAGGGGGATAGGGGCTTCTGCGTGAGAAAGGGGCACGTTGGGGAGGAGTGTGAGAGGAAAAATGGGGTACAGGAGGGAGGGTGAAAATGAGAGAAGGGgttaggagggagagagtgattgTTTTCAGAGAGAAGGAAAAGTTTGCTGTGGCAGTCTGATTTATGTGTTTATTGTCATGCCAGCAAGGCTTGTCATATGGAGGACTGAGATACACAGAaagagagctagggagagagagaaagcaagcgAAAAAGACTGTGTGGCAGAAAAAGGTAATTAAGGATCCAAAGATGAGCTGTCCAGTTTTTCCATGGTTTTCCCTGGTTTAGGCCTGGTAGTCATAGCCTGGTCAATCACACTGACCACTGTGGTCAGTGTGATTGACTAGGCTATGGGAGTCATGGGAAACTTTGGGAGTTGAATTACGTGAATCACTAAGAGTTGGATCATGTCCGTTTGACTTTGAATTCAATGAATCTTTGAGGTTGAAGTCTGTGACTCTTGAGATTTGAATAAATTGAGCATTTGCGGATTGGACCTTCACTTAAAAGCAGGTGAAGCTGCTGATGCACGTTATGCCAGGCTCACTATTTATGCTCTTTGCCTCAAGCTATTGAGTGATTGAGGACACTGATTTTGACACAAAGTAGAAACCTGTTCAAGGTTGGGTGAATTGAAAGAGGATGCACTAAAGGTCCATTGTAAGTCATTATTTCAGATAGTCTTTAACCTGTCACATTCACTGATGAATGGAAGATCACCTTTGAGCatgcaacacacagacatacacacatagagTACACACGTGCACATCTGACTACTCTCATTGATCATGTCCTGTTTGGAACTTCAAACGTTTAAAGTGTAGTAAAACAAATTATGGGGAGCTCGGCCCCCCCCAATGAGACATGAGCTTCCCTACATTCAACAAAAGTCAAACTTTGGGGGGACTCTACATGGTATCGAGCCTTTagcgaacttgcaacattgtttcaactgTGCCCTCAATTTCCCCTGCGGATGAGCTCGGGAGAGACAACTGTATTTGCGTCCCCATTTCTCAGCAATACGCATCCATTCATTCAGGTCATGGTACTGTGTACTGTAGGCTTAACGACAATCGCCAAATGCCATTAGActtttttggtgttttgtaacagatgtctctttacCTTCATCAGATGGTGGGTGCACAGGGCACCGTTTGGATGAATGTGTGCAGGTAGCTGACTTTTTAAAGTGATTTGTTGtgtaataaaacataatcactggaCAAATTCTATCTGATTGAAAGATGCAGTCAGAATTAAGAGAACTGTAAATAAATCATTGGATTAAAACTGGTTTGTATGTTGGTTCATGAGTGCAGGTGATAGATTGCCTTTAGGGCTTTTACAATCAATGTCAATGTGtgcaattatttttatttttatacatccTCATAGgtgttgcctgtgtgtgtgtgcatgttacaTTTTCTCACCTCTCTGTAGGTGTCCTTCTCATCTAGGAGATGGCACAGGGTATTTGGGCCAGCCTGCCAGTGGGGAGTTGGGCAGTGGGAATATCCTCCATGCCAATGATCAGTTGCCAGGCAACGACCAAGCGATATTGTCCCTACTCCCCAGTGCCATGTGGATGAATACGTCCAGTGGGCAGGGGGAGGTGTAGTAGGCTGGGTTAACAAGGCCAGATAGCAGGCTGAATGGAGCTATGAGGCACAGGGTAACTTCTCTGTGTCCTTCTATGTAGGTCAACTGAGGCTCCCAAAGCCCCCTGTCCCGCTCAATTTAAATCACAAAATGTTGACTAAAAGGGGTTGTTGGTGTTTCGTGGGGAAGTCACCAGAACTTTCAATTAGTTGAAAGATACTGCTATACTACTGTCATAAGACAGATAGTCTTTCTCACCAAACCATAAGAAGGGGATTGTTAATGTGTTTACGAGACTTGACCACATATGCACTTCAATAGTGACAATGTGCATCCAAAGTAATAAAATAATGTTCTCTTCCTTTGTTCAGGCTTTCAGGATGTGCACGTTATGATCTTCATTGGCTTTGGTTTCCTCATGACATTCCTTCAACGTTACGGCTTTAGCAGTGTGGGCTTCAACTTCCTCATCGCAGCCTTCGCTCTGCAGTGGGCCACTCTCATGCAGGGCTTCGTCCACGGCATGCACGGGGGCAAGATCCATGTCGGAATAGAGAGGTAGGGCTCATGCACACACTAACCTACATTTCATACTAACATAAGCACAACACACCAGCAGATACATGTGATGTGTATACGTGGCATATCATAggagtgtgtactgtagtgtattccTTAATAAACCCTATCATTAAGAGTTGTTTGTCCCTCCTGCAGTATGATCAACGCTGACTTCTGCACAGGCTCAGTGCTCATCTCGTTTGGGGCGGTCCTGGGGAAGACCAGTCCAGTCCAGCTGCTGGTCATGTCTGTGATTGAAGTCACCCTGTTCGCAGTCAATGAGTTCATTGTGCTTTCTGTTctgggggtgagtgtgtgtgtgtttaggtgtacCATTAAATGTACAATTCATACTGTATATGTCTGTATACAAACCTACACTAAAACTGTTTTACGTACTATTTTACTGTTTTACGTACTATTATGCCTACTCTCCTATTAGGCTTTCTCCTCACTATTGAAAACTCTACTTATAGACTAAGCTTTTTACACCCCTTAAATTAGATCATTTCCATCTTTAGGCCAAGGATGCTGGTGGCTCCATGACCATCCACACCTTTGGAGCTTACTTTGGCCTGATGGTGGCTCGTGTTCTCTACCGCCCCAACCTGGACAAGAGCAAACACAAGAACTGCTCTGTCTACCACTCTGACCTCTTTGCCATGATTGGTAAGAATAGCTCCTGCTCATCGTTAGCAGGAAGCCCGTACTTTAGATACAATTAGCCACCATCAACAAGTCGGACAACTTAACCTTCATTTTCTGAAGACGCCAGTTATGTTTTGACTGTACATACGATGCATGCCAATGTATGGGAATCTGTGTCATAATTAAGAGTACATCCACCTCCCCAGGAAAAAAACATTACCTGTAAGCTTGCTAAACTGAAGGACTATATTAGATACCGGTATGCtaatacttatttttcactgACTGCTCAGGCACCATCTACCTGTGGATGTTCTGGCCAAGCTTCAACTCTGCTGTGACGGCCCACGGAGACGACCAGCACCGCACGGCTATGAACACCTACTACTCTCTGGCTGCCTGCACCCTGGCCACCTATGGCCTGTCTGCCGTTGTGGCTCATGATGGCAAGCTCGATATGGTGAGGGAGCTAGTACAGTGTGGGGACTTAAGAGGAAAATCAGGTCCTTAAAAGTAGTATAGGGCTAGACAGGTGATGCAGACTTGGGGAGACATAGTAGGGAGAAGTAGGATTCTACAGGGACTATGCAGTGGAAATGAGGGGCTTAAAGTGGTCTTCCCAGATCATTTCAAGTGGGAGTGAGGGACTTGACATGGTAGGGGAAGGAAGATTTCTCCCACTGTTTGTTGACAATACAATCTGGTTCAACTGTATGTTGCATCATAGGGCTACAGTACAGCTAGTAGACCTATGATTCCTTTGGGATTAAATCCTTATTGGCAAACTGAATCATCATGCAGGATGTTTGCATATACAGACAGGTATTTCAACTCTTGTCAACAGATGTAGTTAGGCGTTCTTGGTGAAAGCAAAACACAACTCTAGATTTCTTACGTACttacattattattatgattacaTTTACTCCCCTCGCACTAACTCTTAAATAATTTAAGCTATTAACACGAAACTTCCAAATGTGCAGACTGCACCAACTTAGATTGCTTGAAAAACGTTTTGATAGCATTTAACTCACCAACAATAACTCGTTTACCAAACGACACCAGAACAACTTTCACGTTCAGGCTATCCTACCAATCAATCCAATCAATCAACCTTTTCATCTACCCACTTTttcaactataaccagtcactaccattactactgcagtcACTACCACTTCTTTAACTTATTTGAAAAACAAATACTTGTAAACAAGCTAGCAAGCACACAGATGTTCTTCTGAAAATGTACTTTTATAGTTTAGATTGGATTTATCTATTCTAAACTACCAAACTATGAATCATCAAACTTTTTCACAAGATACGATTTAAGAATGCCGAGATTGGAAACCATCCCAAAAAATGCATGCTGAAGCATCACACCATAGTTACTATCTACCTTTAGCGTATACAGTCATGTGAGCCAGACAATATATCTAGTTGCTATGTCCCTTGAGGACATGGCTGTCATCTGCATCTCATTCTGAAATCAAGACGGTCCATTACATTCCTGTCTAGATGGCAATCAATCTGAAGTTGTCTTTTCTATACAATGGAGGGAGTGTAGGAGTCAGTGAACATAGCACATGACCTGGTGATAGTAGTACCGTTCGAATCAGCTCAGATTATCTCATAGTTGGTGAAAGGGTAGTGCGTCCGCAGCATATCATCAAATCTGTCTGCAATCTAACAAGCGTTTTGCTACACCCGCAGTAACTTCTGCTAAATATGTGGATGTGatcaataaaattggatttgaactCTACACGGTCACACACCTCCACTTTGCATGATGGTGATAGCAAATTGTCACACAAGGATCCTTTGGTTGGGATTTTTTATTATTCAAATATTACATAAGTCATCCTACCTTCTCGTTCCTTGACATTGGTACCGTGTAAAATTTGAGAACAGTGATAATTAAAATAAAGGTATGAATGGACTCGGACAATCAACCATTTTGAACAGCATTTAAAAAacgttgtctctctcctctctttaggTGCACATCCAGAACGCTGCCCTTGCCGGTGGGGTTGCCGTGGGAACTGCTGGTGAAATGATGCTCACTCCTTTCGGCTCCATGATTGTGGGCTTCCTGGCTGGAACCGTCTCTGTGCTGGGCTTCAAGTTCCTCTCGGTAAGGCCAACCTGCCATTGGTAAGACAGGATATAGGACATAAGTGTATGGAAATGAACATGTATTATCCTCCTGAGACCCAGCAATTAAACAtatctgtaaataaaaataaattatattacATTAGAAGTGTTTGGGGTGAAAAAAACTTCTACAGAAAAAGAAAACAATGAACAAGTAtaggtttatttattttccattgtaTGTTCACTGTAGTGGACTTAATAGTTCAGTTGATAGTAAATATGAACAACAGTAAAAAAGTGCAGTCTGTAAAATAACTACAGAGGACATAAATAAGCTCTTATTTGAAAAATGATTGCACTGCTCTGAAAACTCAAACTATTCCTGAGATATTTACTTACTAAAAGCAATTGAGTATAAAACTCACAAAAAAATGCTAATTACACACACTTACCTTTCCATAAAATGTGCTAATTGTGTTGGCAGCCATTTTAACAAACCTGGAAGAGAAAGTTATCCAGGTCACACTCCCACATGCGATATCATTGAAAAGCCCAGAATGTCATCTCAAAGGGTCTCAGTAGGATATGACCGTTAATGATGCCAACAGAACAAGAGTATCTATTTACAACATAAACAGTCATGTTGAGAAACACATCCACTTATGTGTATATGGCACCTTTTGAAGGACATGAG
The genomic region above belongs to Oncorhynchus mykiss isolate Arlee chromosome 3, USDA_OmykA_1.1, whole genome shotgun sequence and contains:
- the rhgb gene encoding Rhesus blood group family type B glycoprotein (The RefSeq protein has 1 substitution compared to this genomic sequence), with translation MTNSATNLRLKLPMACIILEVILIILFGTLVQYDDETDAKLWHKKIANGSSNYDNDFYYRYPSFQDVHVMIFIGFGFLMTFLQRYGFSSVGFNFLIAAFALQWATLMQGFVHGMHGGKIHVGIESMINADFCTGSVLISFGAVLGKTSPVQLLVMSVIEVTLFAVNEFIVLSVLGAKDAGGSMTIHTFGAYFGLMVARVLYRPNLDKSKHKNCSVYHSDLFAMIGTIYLWMFWPSFNSAVTAHGDDQHRTAMNTYYSLAACTLATYGLSAVVAHDGKLDMVHIQNAALAGGVAVGTAGEMMLTPFGSMIVGFLAGTVSVLGFKFLSPILEQKLKIQDTCGVHNLHGMPGVLGAIVGAVTAALATKDVYGDGMADVFPDIHSGDVEASFQGVRQAISLAVTLGIALLGGLITGFILKLPIYGAPPDTICFEDGIYWELPGEGGSQEELTTVRTPDEAEKLNA